Genomic segment of Strigops habroptila isolate Jane chromosome 12, bStrHab1.2.pri, whole genome shotgun sequence:
TGTGAACCGGGACTTCACCATCTGCCCCACGTACCCTCCGGCTGTCATCGTGCCAGCAGCAGTGGATGATGATGCCCTGCGGAAGGCTGCCCGGTTCCGGCAGGGAGGGCGCTTCCCTGTCCTCAGCTATTACCACCCCAAGAATGGCACCGTGAGCCCATCTCCCCATCCAGCCCCTCTTTCCCTATCCCACCACTGCCAGCAAAGGTGGCTGGAAGCCCCCAGCTTGGCTTGACCCCACAGGTGATGCTCCGCAGCAGCCAGCCACTGACAGGTCCCAACCGAAAGCGCTGCCATGaggatgagctgctgctggggatggtCCTGGACGAGGGGGAACAGGGTTTTATCATTGACACGAGGTCGGCACAGGCAGTGAAGCAAGCTCGAATGACTGGCGGGGGCACGGAACCCAAATCCTCCTACCCACAGTGGAAGCGGCTGCACCGGCCCCTGGAGAGGtgaggagctgtgctgaggCCTGGCGCTGTTGTGACATGGGTGATCACACTGCCCTGCCAATGACATGGGGACTCCAGCCCCCCCGCAAGTGCCTCACCAAGCCCCTGACATCACTTTCCTCCCCTCACAGAGGCCGCCCGCTGCAGGAGAGCTTTATTAAGCTGGTGGAAGCCTGCAATGACACCTTGACCAACATGGACCGGTGGCTGAGCCGCCTGGAGAGCTGCCGCTGGCTGAGCCACGTCAAGGCAGCGCTGAGCACAGCCTACCTGGCTGCACAGTGCATGGACAGGTAATGGAGGGCTGTGGTCCCCACTTTCACCCTCCCAAAGCTCTCAGCGTGGCACAAACCTCAGCGTTGCGCTTCCTGCAGGGAAGAAGCCAGTGTGCTGGTGCATGGGGTGGAGGGAACAGACACGACGCTGCTAGTCACAGCGTTGGCCCAGGTGATCCTGGACTCATCCTGCCGCACGCTCACAGGCTTCCAGGGGCTGCTGGAGCGGGAGTGGATCCAGGTGAGAGCAGCAGTCCCGAGGGGGTTAaggaccccagcacccccaaactGTCTTTCACCCATTGCTCCCTGTCGGTGTCCCACAGGCCGGGCATCCCTTCCGCCTCCGCTGTGCCCGCTCTGCCTCCTCCCATGCTCGGCTGAAGCAGGAGGCACcgcttttcctcctctttctcgACTGCGTGTGGCAGCTGAGCCACCAGTTCCCCTTCTCCCTGGAGTTCAGTGAGcgcctcctcctcaccctcttTGACAATGCTTATGCCTCTGCCTATGGCATCTTCCTCTGCAACAACGAGAAGGAGAGGCAAGTAGGGGGGACAGCACTATCCCTTGGGAGCAATGGCACGGTCACCCCTGAGGCAAAGCAAAGCTCTCATGGTCAGAGCTGGGGTCACACGAGGACCCACAACCTCTTGCAGGGACTGAAGTGCATCCTGACTCTCCCATAGGTGCCTGTGTAAAGTGAAGGAGAGAACACACTCGCTCTGGGCCTGGCTGAACCAGCCTGGGGAGAAGAAGAAGTACCTGAACCCTCTCTACTCACCCAATGCCCTGGTCATCTGGCCCTCCGTGGAGCCGCAGagcatccagctctggcaggGTGAGCTGGGTCCAGCTCTGAGCTGGGCTGCATGagggaaagctgctctgcttttcatagaatcatacagtCCCAGcctgatttgggttggaagggaccttaaagctcatccagttccaaccccctgccatgggcagggacaccttccactagagcaggttgctccaagcccctgtgtccaacctggccttgaacactgccagggatggggcagccacagcttctctgggcaccctgtgccagcgcctcagcaccctcacagggaagcgcttctgcctaagagctcatctcaatctcccctctggcaggttaaagccagTCCCCCTTGTtttgtccctacaggcccttgtccaaagctcctctccgggtttcttgtagcccctttaggcactgggagctgttctaaggtctcctcGGAGCCTTCACAGCTGGAATAACCACAGCCCCTTCCTCCTAGGTTTATTCTTCCGATGGATCCGTTCATCCCAGCACCTGGACGAGGCCTGGGGGGAGATCCAGCGGTTAGCAGAGAGTCACAATCCCCCCGGGAAGGAGAGCACAGGGAATAGGCTGAGGGAAGCCCTCTCTGACCCCGCTGCCTGGACAGAGAATGAAAgatgaacagcagcagggacaatTCGGTCTCTATGGGTGGCTGGGCCAAGGTGAGCCAAACCCATAACACCCTCTCCACAAAGAGCTGCAGCTTGAGTGTTGCATCAGTTACTCCAAGCTTGGAGCCAGCCTGGGAAATCTGCCCTTGAACTCAGttttgaggaaggaaagagataCAAAGCACCCTCCAGACAGGCAGACACACACCAAGACGAGAGGGCTGGAAGGATGAGGATCTGCAACGCAAGCATGCTAGCGCAGGAAATAACTGCTCCATGAGGAAAGTTTGGCTCAGGGTCAGTGcagcaaataaacaaagcaCCAGAACTGGGTGCGTGTGTGTCATCTGGAAACCACCACCCGGCTGCAGCACTTCCAGCCTGTTCACACGTCAGTGCTAGACATGACCCTTGTCTCTGGATCCTCCCTGGGAAGAGTCCCTGTCTACCCAACGGTGGGGAGCCCAGCACACAACAGCTCAGGTTAATTTTATTCTAGACTGGGAAAAAAGCTCAAACCCCACAGAGGTGCTTTTTCTTGGGTTTATAaaagatttctgtttatttcctgatgatgtttttcttcctcttctgatATATAACTATGCCCAGTGTCCCCCAGGAGCCCACCTCCCCTCCTTGCCTTCACTCGACCTCCTGTCAAAGCCAGTCCTGCCCTTCCAAGCTGGTTGGGTTTCTAGTTCCCCACCTTCACACAGACCCTGAGTTGCTACTAACTGTGTCCTCTGGTGAGACCTTGCAACAGTTCAGTGCTGGAGCTGATGGACTGGATGATGGCTTGGAGGGAAGAGCAGTGGAGAGGAAAATCCTCCTTTAAGCTTCAAATTCAAACTCAAAGTACTGGGGATCGAAGTAATGGATGCGAACGTATCCATCCTCACCCCCACTGCTGTAACTGTACAAGAGGAGAGACAAGGTAAAGTCATTGATGCTGTCAAAGAGTACTGCCTCTAGGTTTAAACCAAACTGTGGTGAAATCTGTTCTCACAACCCCCCCTGAAATGAACAAAGGAGTCACAAGACAAAAAATAGGATCAGGGACACAACTAAAATGTGTGATAGGGAGTAAGTGACCCCCTGGCCAGCCGGGGGGAGGCAGCAAGGCTGGAATGGGAGCACCAAAGAAGGTGCGTGCTCTGTTCccaccagagctgctgcgagACCAACTGTGCCCTGATCACACAATGGGCTTGGCTTCACTGGGGCATGCTGCAAGACGCACACTCACCTCTTCCCATCGGGGTGAAACGCAACGCTGTTTATGGGACCAAAGTGACCCTTCACTCTGCCAAACTCTTCTTCAAAAGCCAAGTGGAAGAAcctgggagaaggaagatgaTTTGAATTATTATATTATGTATTATCAGAAGTTGGGAGCTTGGTTAGCTCCAACTTCTGGAGCTAACCAGGAAAATTAGGGTTTCCTCAAAAAAGCTCTGCAAGTTTAATGACTTCTCTGACACTGGGAGCAGCAAGATGCTTTGGGAGCAGCACCCCTGGCCTGtcagtgctccaagtgaggaCTCGGCCCTGCCAGAGCAAAAGGACCAACCTCGCCTCGAATTTGCCAATCCTGGTGGAGGTTGTGGTCACATCCATGGCCTCCTGCCCACCACCAAGCACCACCTGCAAAGGACAGAAGCCACAACACTTCAGAGGCACTTACACCATGCActctggggcaggcaggggaggagggagccaAGCCTTGGGGAAGCCTCCACTAACCCACAAACTCAGAAGCGGCCCTGATCCCAGCGCTAGAGAAGTTCCCACCTCCCAGACATGCTTCTTTGAGGAGCAGAGGCTTCATTCCCTACACCAAACCACAGCAAAGTTCCCCAGACTCGTTCCCCAGTCGTGCTTTTTAGCTGGCCTAGTGACACTCGGTCTTCCAGCTACCCAGGACAAGGTGGGAGTCATAGTAAGCCCGTTACAATGAGTGAGCTCATTCTTACGTGGTCAAAAATGGGGGAAAGTGCAGCAGAGTTCACTGGTCGTTCCGTCCGGAATGTCTTAAGATGCTCAAGTGATGTGCAATCAAAGAGCTAGGAACAAAAAGGAGAGAGTTATTCCGAAGAGAGCTGGCAGCCTGCAGGTCTTGCAAGCTGATCTCAAGAATCCACCCTATTTCTGGAAGGAGGCCTCACCTTGGCTGTGTTGTCCTTGGAGGCAGTGATGAACATGGTCATGTCCCTGGAGGTCTGAATATCATTGATTTGCTTGGTGTGCTCCTTGATGTTTGAAAGCTGCTCCCCTGACTGAAAGGTAGAGGAAGCAGTTTTAGCAAGGCAAGTGAACACACACAACAACTTCCCTGTTAAAAACTGGTTAGGGGATGTTGCTGCCAACAATGGTTCAGATGTTGGCACATGAGCCTTGCTCAAGGGAGCCTTGtatttggaactagatgatatttaaggtcctttccaacccaaaccattctacgaaTCTACAATATTTTAAGTATCCTTCCATaaggctgctgctttgggcCAAAAAGCCTGTATTCTGTCCCATGATCACCACAGGAACACTGAGATATCCTCCTCAAGGGAGGGAGGATGCTGCTCCTTATCAGACTGACCTTGGCACTGAACTGGTTCAGCTCGCCGCTCTCGTGTCCTGCGATGATGAACTCTCCCAGAGGGCCCCACACAGCACTAGTGATTTTAGAGTCACTGCAGGGGATTTTCATGTAAGGCTCGTTGTTCTctgcagcaaggaaggaaggaaggaaggaaggaaggagacagacaggcagacagacaCAGTGGCACCGGCTCCAGCAATCAACGCTTCCCCTTATTCCCTCATCCAGGCGTTGGCCTGGATTCCTCACCGATCTGGCTGGGGTCCCGGAGATCAAAGAAGCTCACAAAACACTGATATCCCATCTGCTTGTCTGTGGAAAACATGATGATGTTTCCTCCAAAGTCAAAGCCACATgtcctcactgcagagctggtcTTCACCAGGGCGAGCTGCTTTCCTGGACACAGAGCAGAAACTATCACTTCACCGGGTATTTTACTGCAAGGCTAATGTAAAGGATCAGCTCATGTCATGCTGCCACCATGTCCTCCCAGCTTAGCAGACTTCACTGCAGGACAGAGCTGTGCCTCAAACACAGCTACATGGGAATGGGAGAGTCTCTTACCTGTTTCACAGTCCCAAAGCCGACAGCTGTTATCTGCAGAGCCAGTGAGCACGTGTCGTGTGTCCCCTGGGTCACCAGTTAGGGAATATCAGCGTGTtctcagccagttccaaccccctgccacgggcagggtcactttccactagagcaggctgctccaagcccctgtgtccaacctggccttgaacactgccagggatggggcagccacagcttctccattcaacccattccagtgttccaccaccctcacagggaagaacttctgcctcagagctcatctcaatctgtcctctggcaggttaaagccattccccttggcctgtccctacaggccctcgtccaaagcccctcttcaggtttcctgtagcccctttaggcactggagctgctctaaggtctccccttaaggagccttctcttctccaggctgacccagcccagctctctcagcctggctccagagcagagctgctccagccctctgaaaccacaaatttccttttgaaatgctaaagaaaaaggCTCCAGCTCTTGTATTAACACAACCTTTGCAGGTTCCATCATGCACATGTTATTCCAAACaaccctgaaagaaaaatatccaaaagATGGAGTAAGGGAGACAGCAAAAGAGATAAACACAGAGTATCGCCCTTCTCTAAAAGGAAACAGTGCAGCAGTTGGGAGGAATCACCTCAACTGAATcatcataaagaaaaatacgGGACAAACTGGTTGCTGTGATCAAAGGATACAGTCTGCATCCACGCACCAGACAGCTCCTGTATGGCCATTGTATGTGCCAAGCCGCTCTCCATTCACTGAATACCACACGTTGACAAtctgagggaagaaaacaacccaGCACCCTCTTAACAAACGGATTAATTACCGGGACCGATGAAGAGCGGGTCAATTGTTGCCGAGGGGGCTGGTTTCCACTCGGGGGAGGGCAGGCAGGCCCCGCCGCACTCACGGGGTCCTTGGCCACGGTGAAGAGCAGGTCTCCCTCCCGGTTGTACTTGATCTGCGTGATGGAGCGCTCATGGCCCTGCAGCAGGATCGgtttctgggggggggggggggtggggtggggtggggggggtggggagagagacGCCATTAACGCCGCGGCGACGCGCGACCGACGCACCTGGGCCCGCAGGCCGCCACCTGCACCCCCTCCCGCGGCCCgggggcccggcccggctccaCCCCGCCCGACCACCAGCcgctgcccccagccccgctctCACCATGGCGGCAGCGCGGCAGCTAGAGAGCGGCTGCGATCGCTTCCGGATCAGAGGGTGCGAGGGGCGGAAATACGTCGCCGTTACCATGGCGCCCCTGGGTGAACTGTTACCGGGGCTGAGGCGAGGCCGAGGCGGGGCTCGGGCCCGGGCCCGGGCCCGCGCCCGCGCCCGCGCCCGCGCCCGCGCCCGCGCCCGCGCCCGCGCCCGCGCCGAGCGGGTAACGAGGCGGGGGGGTGTTCCCTGGGAAGCGAAATGGCCGCGGGTGGAGCTTGGTGCGGGATTCCCTGAGCGGAGAATGTGGCCGCGGACTCGGCTGGCTCCGGGGCTTTCCTCCCGAGCCCTGTGAGGGGCTTCCCTGAGGGGCTGTGGCAGCGGCATGCGGCACTTCACGATGCGTCCAGTGCtggctcctcagtacaagagacAAGGAGATGATGGAGAGGGGCCAGCGAGGGCCATAAAAATAATCgggggtctggagcatctctcttatgaggggagattgcgggagctgggcctggttaGTCTGGAGAGGAGCAGACCGAGAGGGGATCTCCTCAAGGCAGATTAGTttctcaaaggtgggtgccaggaggatggtgccagactcttcccagtggtgcc
This window contains:
- the EIF3I gene encoding eukaryotic translation initiation factor 3 subunit I, which codes for MVTATYFRPSHPLIRKRSQPLSSCRAAAMKPILLQGHERSITQIKYNREGDLLFTVAKDPIVNVWYSVNGERLGTYNGHTGAVWCVDADWDTRHVLTGSADNSCRLWDCETGKQLALVKTSSAVRTCGFDFGGNIIMFSTDKQMGYQCFVSFFDLRDPSQIENNEPYMKIPCSDSKITSAVWGPLGEFIIAGHESGELNQFSAKSGEQLSNIKEHTKQINDIQTSRDMTMFITASKDNTAKLFDCTSLEHLKTFRTERPVNSAALSPIFDHVVLGGGQEAMDVTTTSTRIGKFEARFFHLAFEEEFGRVKGHFGPINSVAFHPDGKSYSSGGEDGYVRIHYFDPQYFEFEFEA
- the LOC115615862 gene encoding myotubularin-related protein 9-like isoform X2, producing the protein MEFSELIKTATVENVLLSCAGLPVVKGTLCITSHHLLLSSCTGGDSQPSTVELWLLIRNVDAVEKRPAGSSGTITLRCKDLKVLQLEIPGMEECLNIASSIEALSSVDSVMMMYPFFYRPQSLKLEEGWHLFPLEQYFQQIASQTSRWRLSNVNRDFTICPTYPPAVIVPAAVDDDALRKAARFRQGGRFPVLSYYHPKNGTVMLRSSQPLTGPNRKRCHEDELLLGMVLDEGEQGFIIDTRSAQAVKQARMTGGGTEPKSSYPQWKRLHRPLERGRPLQESFIKLVEACNDTLTNMDRWLSRLESCRWLSHVKAALSTAYLAAQCMDREEASVLVHGVEGTDTTLLVTALAQVILDSSCRTLTGFQGLLEREWIQAGHPFRLRCARSASSHARLKQEAPLFLLFLDCVWQLSHQFPFSLEFSERLLLTLFDNAYASAYGIFLCNNEKERCLCKVKERTHSLWAWLNQPGEKKKYLNPLYSPNALVIWPSVEPQSIQLWQGLFFRWIRSSQHLDEAWGEIQRLAESHNPPGKESTGNRLREALSDPAAWTENER
- the LOC115615862 gene encoding myotubularin-related protein 9-like isoform X1, with product MPGFVLTTMAPNGPQPGQGDGGNLSFRQESHQCWMRASDLAPTQPSCSIPWKRAAQWSCVSVCVHAPTTSPHPPPASPRPAGSSGTITLRCKDLKVLQLEIPGMEECLNIASSIEALSSVDSVMMMYPFFYRPQSLKLEEGWHLFPLEQYFQQIASQTSRWRLSNVNRDFTICPTYPPAVIVPAAVDDDALRKAARFRQGGRFPVLSYYHPKNGTVMLRSSQPLTGPNRKRCHEDELLLGMVLDEGEQGFIIDTRSAQAVKQARMTGGGTEPKSSYPQWKRLHRPLERGRPLQESFIKLVEACNDTLTNMDRWLSRLESCRWLSHVKAALSTAYLAAQCMDREEASVLVHGVEGTDTTLLVTALAQVILDSSCRTLTGFQGLLEREWIQAGHPFRLRCARSASSHARLKQEAPLFLLFLDCVWQLSHQFPFSLEFSERLLLTLFDNAYASAYGIFLCNNEKERCLCKVKERTHSLWAWLNQPGEKKKYLNPLYSPNALVIWPSVEPQSIQLWQGLFFRWIRSSQHLDEAWGEIQRLAESHNPPGKESTGNRLREALSDPAAWTENER